In Spirosoma pollinicola, the genomic window TCCCAACATTCTCCGACTGTACGGGAAAGGGGTTACTGCTTTACCCGGCACCGATGCCTGGAATCAATATTCACCCGGTTTTACGCTCTACCCAAGCACCCGTCAGCTAATCATCGCTGATATTGAGCTAGTGCAAACCTCCTGTGGTTTTGGGGTTCCGCTTTTTGACTACGCAGGTGAGCGCGATGTCCATTTCAAATGGGCCGAAAAGAAAGGGGCAGATGGTTTATTCGACTATGTGCAGAAAAATAACCTGACTAGCCTGGATGGCTTACCAACGAATTTAGGACTACAAAAGACCTAACGACATATCCGGCATTTTTTTTGCAGTACCGCCATTGTGTGACTCATAAATCGTACCACAATGCGCGCCGTACTCCTGCTTGTCGTTAGCCTGTTAACACTTTCGCCACTTTTTGGGCAAGTGAAATTGCCCACTAAATCCCAAAAAACCCTCTTTACCATATCGGCGGTTGACGATAAAACATCAGCTGAACTACCGGCTCAGTTTACCATTCAGGCTATTCAGGCTAAAAAGAAATTTACGGGTAAAAGCGACTCAGTAAAAGCGTTTTCCTTTATTCTGACGCGTACCGACACGCTCAACGTTATTGCCAGTTCTCCCGGTTACTATGAGGCCGAAGAACTTATGGTGGTTTCCTGTGACACCTGCGCCGACTATGGTTATGTAATCCGGCTTGAAAAAGAAGACCCAAAAACCGATAGTGTATTTAGAAATCTGGAACTCAATCAGTCCTTTCGTCTGGATAATGTTTACTTCGATCAAAGCAGCTACGTACTCCGGCCTGAATCGTTTCCTCAGTTGGATAAGCTGATTAAAACACTGGTTACTACCCCTAAACTGGTTATCGAAATTGCCGGGCATACCGATAACGTAGGTGACAAACGGCTCAATCAGGCGCTATCGGAGAATCGAGCCAAAATCATTACGAATTACCTGGTCACAAATGGTATAGCGGAGAAACGCCTGCGCCATAACGGCTATGGAAGTAATAAACCGGCTGCCCCAAATGACTCGGAAGAAAATAAACGAAAGAACCGACGCGTTGAATTTGTTGTATTAGCCATGTAGCCTGCTGGCTTTAGTGTAAGGTCAAACGCGTGCCCGTGAGGTATGCGTTAGCGGCTACGCCAGCAACACAGCGACAACAATTGTCAATGACTTATTTCGTTAAACCTGACTCAATCGTTCGCCACATCTGGGGCGACGCCGATGTTATACTACTGGTTTTTGCTGGGTCAGCCGCCGAGTTCGCTTTAAATCGGGCTGTAGACTGGCTGTTTTATACGGGGAAGCTCCCCGCTGACCCTATTGCCCGACTATTTTCAACGGTTCGTTACGCGCAGGAGATTGTCTTCGCGCCTGAGTTGAAAGCGCGTCAGGCTATCGCACAAATGGACGCTATTCATGGCGGAGTCGAGCAAAATCGGGGGCATACCATTCCCGACTGGGCCTACCGCGATGTGCTTTACATGCTGATCGACTATTCGGAACGAGCGTACGAAACCCTTTACAGGCCCCTCACCAACCCCGAACGCGAAGAATTATTCAGTACCTTTCGGGAAGTGGGTGCCGGGATGCACGTTCCCGATTTACCCAACACCTATGCCAACTGGCGTATCGATCGGGAGGCTCATTTAAATCGCGACCTGCTCCGAAGTGAGTTTACCGACAAGCTGTTTCAGCGCTACCGCGAACAACTTGGCAACTGGCGTTATAACTTACTTCGGCAGGCGCAGGCTGTTCTTGTGCCAAAACAAGTGAGCCAGCAACTTGCTTTACCTACCAAGCCACTACTGGCCTATTCAATTGGGCTGTATAAGGTGTTAAATTTCCTAGGCCTTCGATCTGTTGTTCAACGAGTCTTGTTACCGACAGACTATCTGGATCAGATTAGAGGGTTGGATCGGTGATTTACCCGATGGCGCAAGGCTCTGGCCTTGTGTCTACTATTCTCCGGCCTCTGGCCGGATTATTAAACTATATTGCTACACCGGCCAGAGGCCGGAGAACAGTAGACACAAGGCCAGAGCCTTGCGCCATCGGGTAAATCACTACAACTCATCAACATGATATCTTCTCCTATCACAACATCCGTTTTCGATCTGTTTAAAGTTGGACCGGGGCCGTCGAGTTCGCATACGATCGGACCGATGAAAGCGGCTTTCGACTTTCGGCAACGGCTGGCTCACTTACCAACCGAGATTCAGCAACGGGCCGATGCCATTCATGTTCACCTCTACGGGTCCCTGAGTGCAACGGGTAAGGGCCACGGTACCGACCGTGCTGTAGTGGCCGGGCTATTAGGTTGGCAACCCGAAACCACCGACCCCGTCGCCATGCTGAAACTCTTACGCGACCCGGCGGCTTTATACCCCGTTCCGGTTGATGAGAAAACGATTGAGGTTGGCCCTCAGCAGATTCACTTCGAGCGTGTGCGCTACGATTCGCCGTACCATAATACGATGGTCATCAAATTAACATCGGGTGAGGCTGTATTGTCGGAAGAAGAATATTATTCCATTGGGGGCGGCTTCATTATCCGTAAAAACGAGCCCGAAATCAGCGCCGATGCCTATTCTGTACCCTATCCGTACAGTACAATGGCCGAGTTGAAAGCGCAGCTCACGGCAAATACTATTTCGCTGGATGAGCTATTAATGGCCAATGAAATGTCACTAACGGGCAGAGATCGCGCTGAAGTCAACCAGCGAATTGACCAGATTCTGGATTTCATGCACAAGGCAGTTCGGCGCGGGCTAAAACAGAAAGGAATTTTGCCGGGCTCGATAAAATTGAGTCGAAAAGCTCCAATTCTGTTTCAGCAAGCGAAGGGCATGAGCCAGTCGTCGGACAGTTTCCTCATTTTCCTGAACGCCTACTGCCTGGCCGCTTCCGAAGAAAACGCGGCTGGCGGTATCGTTGTTACGGCACCTACTTCGGGGGCTTCGGGCGTTATTCCCGGCCTGACCTTTCTGGCGAAACACCGTTTTCACTATGACAAAGCAACCATGCGGGCGGGCATGCTGGCAGCAGCAATGATTGGGTTTCTGGTTAAACACAACGCCAGTATTTCCGGGGCCGAAATGGGCTGCATGGGCGAAATCGGAACAGCCTCGGCTATGGGCGCGGCTTTTTTGACACGCTGCACCCAAGCCAAAGCCGACATTGGCCCCATTGAAGCTGCCGCCGAAATTGGCATTGAACATCACCTTGGCATGACCTGCGACCCAATTGGGGGCTACGTTCAAATTCCCTGCATCGAACGGAATGCTATGGGAGCGGTGAAAGCCTATAATGCGTTTCTGCTGGCCACATCGGGGGCGGCTTCGTTCCAGAAGATTTCGCTCGATGCCGTTGTTAAAGTCATGAAGGCAACCGGCCGCGATATGTCAACAAAATACAAGGAAACATCGGAAGCCGGGCTGGCTCTCAGTGCAACGGAATGTTAAATAGGGGAAGAAAAGGAGGAGAGGGAGGAAGGGGAAGAGCGGAAAAAGCGACTAGTTGCGGCTCCCTTTCTTCCACTTCCTCCCTCCTTTCTTTAAACAATTCGTAGTGTTTAATGCGTTTTTAACAAATACGCTCATTAACGCGGCATTGATTTTAGGTATGACCAATATTTACACACCCCAGCAACAACGGGTTTTACTAATAACGAGCCTGATTATTATTGCGGGCTTCATTATTTTTGGGTTAAGCGGCTACATATCGGCTTTTCTGGGAGCTGGAATTTTATATGTTGTTTTCCGTCCCTGGTTCACGGCGCTGGCCATCAAACGAAACTGGAATAAATCGCTGGTAACAACCCTCCTGATTATCTTCTCGGTGGTGGTAATCATTATGCCGTTCCTGACGCTGAGTTTACTGCTCATCGACCGTATTCAGTACTATTCTCAGCATACAGAAGATATTCTGAATCTGGCGAAGAAAGCGGAAGAATTGACCGGTTATCAGATAACCAGTCAGGCGAATATTCAAAATCTGCTCCGGCAAGGCGGATCTTACGCCAGTCGTCTTCTTCCCTCTCTGGCGGGCGGTGCGCTGGACTTTATTGTCATCCTCGGCCTGATGTTCTTCACTATGTATTTCATGTTTGTGCAGCAGGAAGGCTTTCAAAAAGGGCTGCAAAAATACCTGCCGTTTAAACGGGACACCCAAAAAGAGCTGGGGGAATCGCTGAAGAACAATGTCAACGCCAATGTAATCGGGCAGGCATTGGTCAGTCTTGTACAGGGGGTATTGACGGGGGCAACGCTTTGGATATTTGGTGTTCCCGATGCGATTTTCTGGGGAACGGTGGCTTTCTTTATGGCCTTTATTCCTGTTCTTGGTACACCTTTAGTTTGGGGACCTGCCGGGCTAATTCAGCTATCACAGGGTAACACCAGCCAGGGCATTGGGATTTTGGTGGTGGGTGTTGTTGTCATCATTAACATCGACAACCTGCTTCGGATTATGCTGGCCAAACGTATGGGCGATATTCACCCACTCGTCACGCTGGCGGGCATTGTGCTTGGTGTACCTATTTTCGGGATACTGGGGCTAGTGGTTGGGCCATTGCTCCTCTCCTACTTTATCGTACTGATCCAGGTTTTTGAACGACAGAACAAGTCGCAGGAAAAAGAAGTAGCTCTGGCAGAACAGAAGGTAGACGTTGACGCTCAACAGAAAAAATGAATAATGCAAAATGAATAATGTAAAATGACGGTACAGCCCTGACTATTCATTTTACATTATTCATTTTGCATTCCTCTTACTGCCGCGTTACTTTACTGGCACCGGAGGTTTCTGAATCCAGTTTATCGACGTGACCAAAGTTAACGTGGCTGGCTCCACTCGCATCGACGGCCGCTTTGTTCACGCTAAGGCTGGTGGCTTCAATCTTACTGGCTCCGCTCAAATCGGCTTCCAGTACATCGACATGACCGCGCAATACGGCATTTGACGCACCAGACAGTTCAATATTCAGCTTTTCTACTGATCCATCAAACACCGTCCGGCAAGCGCCACTCATGTCGATATCAAGGTTTTTGTAGTTACCAAAACCAACCAGACTGGCTTTCGAAGCCCCCGACAGTTTCAACTGGTCAATGCTCGGAACGGTAATTGTTAAGCCAACACGTTTCCGGTTTGTCCAGTCGAACAGACCACCCCGACGGTCGATTTTCACTTCGAGTGTACTGCCGTTTACCCGAACATCCATGTCGCTCATGTCTTCTTCTCGTCCATCGGCAACGACTTTGTACACATCCCCCTTGCGGAAACGAACGACAAAAGCACCTGCCACATCGACCTTCGAGAACGCGCTGACATTAAACTGGCGGGTATGATCGCTGATGTTATCGAAGTCGTCGCCCAATTCGCTGGATACCGCACTCTGTACATCGTCGGTCAGGTCGGTTACGTCATTATCTTCGTCGCTATCGCTGCGATCTTTTTCGCGCGGATAGTTAATGCAAACCAGGCCGTCATCTTTCGTAAACTTCCAGAGACTGGATGCCATTCGATCCAGTTCTTTCTCGCCAAACTCATTGCGAATAAAGCGGGCAAAATCACGGGTCATGCGGAACGGTTTTTCGTAAGGCACCATCAAATCCATATCCAGATCCTGCGCCCGGAAATGTGCTTTAGGCGTCAGTTCCAATGTTTCATCGAAGCGCACCGTCGAATCTTTGACCGCATATGTGTACTTAATCTGGCGAGCGTTAGCCTGGGCTTCAGCCCTGCTGCGACCCTGAGCCCGGAAGTATTGTATCAGACTAATGCCCGGTCCGTCGTAGCCTTTTACATCAATGGATGGGCGCCAGTTATCGTCATTCTCCACCTCGTTCATAGCGAACGTTGGCGTGACCCCTGAAATGTTCAGCACCTTCGTTTCTTCGACTGTTCCCCGACGCTGGAAGCTGGAAATGAGGGGGGTTGCACTGCCCGCAAAAACAACCAGGCTCACGAGCCACACACCAGCGAAGGTAAGCGCGGTACGGCTGTTGACGACACTACGGGTAGTGATCAACATAATACCCAGAATGGCCAGGCCCAGCGCCGGTATGATGCCTGTCAGGAAAGCCGCCAGCACCATTGGCAGTGTAATATCTGCCTGAAGAAATTGAAGTGGGAAGTCCGAACCAGACCCAAAGTCACCAAAATGTGTACCCGTTTCCAAACCAATTGCTGCGCCCAATACGGCCAGGCAAACGATCATAAAGGCAAAGCCGAGCAAAAGCATGATCACACCGGCAAATACCCTAATCAATGATACAACTCCGTTCAGTAAAGGCCCCAGTGCGCTACCCAAACCGCCAATGATCGTGGCAATAGCCCGAAATGGAAACAGAAGAATGCGAGTCAATGTGCTTTCCCGATCCGGTGTTTCATTAATGTTCAGATTCTGCTTGATACTATGCTCGATATTTGACAACGTAATGGGCTGTCCCTGCATTTCCATCTTTTCGGTGAGCGTGTTGGCCGCCGGGGCAATCATCCACAGCACAATGTATAGCAGGAAACCTACGCCAAAGAACACAATACCCAGTACGAACAACAGTCGAACAATACCCGTATCGATACCAAAATAGGCGGCAATACCCGAGGAAACGCCCCCGAGCACCTTATCTTCGGGATTACGGAAAAACTTTTTTACGGTTTTATCGTCTTCAATTGTCATAACACCCGGCAAGGCAATCCACATAGCAACGTAGACGATAAAGGTAAAGCCACTCAGGCCACCAAAGAACCCGCCGGGCCCATTCGATGCGCCACTCAAAGCGGGTAAGCCAATGAATAGTCCCACAAAAATTAAGCGGACCCAGACCACATCCATGTTGAAGTAGTGAGCCAATCCGGCACAAACACCACCGAGGGTTTTCCGGCGTATATCACGCACCAATCGGCGCGGGCCGGTATAGGTCCCTGACGGCTGAGATGCGAATGGAGCCGCCGTTGGGTTGGCTGTTTGATTGCTTTTGTTCTGCGTTCCCTTTCCCGGACCCTGTGCCGAATGACGGCCCCCGTTAGTCACCAGCACTTCTTCTTCCTCTACGGCTTCGAAGTCGGCAACGGTGCCCATAGCGGCAACGAGTTCATTGACATCCTCAAGGGAAACAACTTGTTTATCAGCCGATTTTAGTTTGGCAAGAAGCTTCTCGGCAATCCGGTTTTCGATGTCCGTTACAATCTCCTGACTGTCTTCGTAGGTCGAAAAGTACTGTTGTACCGTTGTCAGGTAATTTTTAAGCTTATCGTAGCCATCCTCTTCTATATGGAAGATGACACCACTTATATTTATACTGATGGTCTTTTTCATTGCGGTCCGACGATTCGGTTTATGAATAGAAAAGGTTAAGCGTTGGCTGGAGGAATGGTTGGATCTGGCGAGGGTGAAACTGTTACTGCCCCGTTCGTAATTTTCTTGTGTAGTTCGATCTTGCCGACAATCGAGTTAACGGATTCGGCAAGCTCCTGCCAGGTATCGTTGAGTGCTTCTAATGAATTACGACCCAGATCGGTCAGGATGTAGTATTTACGTGGCGGCCCGGATGTGGACTCGACCCATTTATAATCGAGCAGACCGGCATTTTTCAAACGGGTTAGCAGCGGGTACAATGTGCCCTCCACAACCATGATCCTGGCGGAAGTCAGCTCGTCAAGCATATCGGAGGCATATATTTCACCCCGCGATATGATGTGCAAAATGCAGAACTCCAGAATTCCCTTCCGCATTTGCACCTGAGCATTTTCTATATTCATTGGTATCTAGGATTTCGTTAATTTCTTATATCAAAGGTACAATAAGGTACTATGCGATGCAAGGTACCTTTTGTTTTTCATTCCTATTCAGGTATTAGTGGCAAAAAAACAGGGGTGAATGGTTGGGTGTCAGTTTATGTGATCAGCACCAACGGCAAACTCGATCCGGTAGGGCTATTGATCCATGAGCAGGCCCATCAAATCCTCTGACCGGGCAAGTGTCTGGCCCAGGGTGGGGTAGAAAACCGATCAGGACATGGAGCAGATTGTCGCCTGGAAGCCCCAAATGAGCGGACATGGGCATCATTAGTTGAACGGCCTTCGGGTTGAGTTGCCGAATCATCCCCTGGGATCGGTTTCCGACATGGCCAACGGAAAGCGGTGCATAAAAAGCAGCCGTTGTTGGAGGTGCTTTTGTGGGTCCAAAATCATCAGGAATATGACTTACGATCGACCAAGAAATATTGGTAGGGGCTATGACTGGCTTTAAGCAGCCGCAATCGCACTTTGGTCGGCTCACAAACGTAGGTCAGGATATAATCCAGCTCTTCGTCCAGATCAGGCAACGCATATTTAGCGGCCACCATCCGATTGTTAGCGCAGGGAGCAATCTCGGTAAAGTAGTATTTGCCGATCGCATAATCGGTGTCAATGCCGGTTAGGTGCGATTCCGATTTGCAATAGGCGAGCACTACCCCTTCCCGACTCATGCGAACAATGCCAAATGGAGCCTCGTTGAGTTGGTTGGGGGTCTGCTGATCCAGCCAGTCGAGCAGCAACGGATCAGAAAAAGCAGGAATTGATTGGTTCATTGAGGCAACTCTAGGCGTATAGCAATTTAGGTAAGTAAACCCGGAAGGTAGCGCCTTCGCCCGGCTGGCTGGTGGCCGTGATGGCACCGTTATGGTTTTCAACAACCTTCTGGCAGATCGCCAGCCCGATGCCCGTTCCGACATACACATCCTTGCCGTGCAAGCGCTGGAAGACCTGGAAAATTCGATCCAGAAATTTCTCATCGAAGCCAATGCCGTTATCAATCACATTGATTTCATAAAACAGCGGGATGTTCCCCGTTTCCATGGAGGTGGCGCCCAGTGTTGGTCGGGCGACAGCAGGCAGGTCTTCTGCTGACAGCA contains:
- a CDS encoding pyridoxamine 5'-phosphate oxidase family protein, producing MGKFHDAIKLSHRDFIEKQHIFFVSTAPLSADGHVNLSPKGLACFRVLEDNKVGYMDLISSGNETSAHTFENGRITFMFCSFEGAPNILRLYGKGVTALPGTDAWNQYSPGFTLYPSTRQLIIADIELVQTSCGFGVPLFDYAGERDVHFKWAEKKGADGLFDYVQKNNLTSLDGLPTNLGLQKT
- a CDS encoding OmpA family protein, giving the protein MRAVLLLVVSLLTLSPLFGQVKLPTKSQKTLFTISAVDDKTSAELPAQFTIQAIQAKKKFTGKSDSVKAFSFILTRTDTLNVIASSPGYYEAEELMVVSCDTCADYGYVIRLEKEDPKTDSVFRNLELNQSFRLDNVYFDQSSYVLRPESFPQLDKLIKTLVTTPKLVIEIAGHTDNVGDKRLNQALSENRAKIITNYLVTNGIAEKRLRHNGYGSNKPAAPNDSEENKRKNRRVEFVVLAM
- a CDS encoding oxygenase MpaB family protein → MTYFVKPDSIVRHIWGDADVILLVFAGSAAEFALNRAVDWLFYTGKLPADPIARLFSTVRYAQEIVFAPELKARQAIAQMDAIHGGVEQNRGHTIPDWAYRDVLYMLIDYSERAYETLYRPLTNPEREELFSTFREVGAGMHVPDLPNTYANWRIDREAHLNRDLLRSEFTDKLFQRYREQLGNWRYNLLRQAQAVLVPKQVSQQLALPTKPLLAYSIGLYKVLNFLGLRSVVQRVLLPTDYLDQIRGLDR
- a CDS encoding L-serine ammonia-lyase — protein: MISSPITTSVFDLFKVGPGPSSSHTIGPMKAAFDFRQRLAHLPTEIQQRADAIHVHLYGSLSATGKGHGTDRAVVAGLLGWQPETTDPVAMLKLLRDPAALYPVPVDEKTIEVGPQQIHFERVRYDSPYHNTMVIKLTSGEAVLSEEEYYSIGGGFIIRKNEPEISADAYSVPYPYSTMAELKAQLTANTISLDELLMANEMSLTGRDRAEVNQRIDQILDFMHKAVRRGLKQKGILPGSIKLSRKAPILFQQAKGMSQSSDSFLIFLNAYCLAASEENAAGGIVVTAPTSGASGVIPGLTFLAKHRFHYDKATMRAGMLAAAMIGFLVKHNASISGAEMGCMGEIGTASAMGAAFLTRCTQAKADIGPIEAAAEIGIEHHLGMTCDPIGGYVQIPCIERNAMGAVKAYNAFLLATSGAASFQKISLDAVVKVMKATGRDMSTKYKETSEAGLALSATEC
- a CDS encoding AI-2E family transporter, with amino-acid sequence MTNIYTPQQQRVLLITSLIIIAGFIIFGLSGYISAFLGAGILYVVFRPWFTALAIKRNWNKSLVTTLLIIFSVVVIIMPFLTLSLLLIDRIQYYSQHTEDILNLAKKAEELTGYQITSQANIQNLLRQGGSYASRLLPSLAGGALDFIVILGLMFFTMYFMFVQQEGFQKGLQKYLPFKRDTQKELGESLKNNVNANVIGQALVSLVQGVLTGATLWIFGVPDAIFWGTVAFFMAFIPVLGTPLVWGPAGLIQLSQGNTSQGIGILVVGVVVIINIDNLLRIMLAKRMGDIHPLVTLAGIVLGVPIFGILGLVVGPLLLSYFIVLIQVFERQNKSQEKEVALAEQKVDVDAQQKK
- a CDS encoding PspC domain-containing protein → MKKTISINISGVIFHIEEDGYDKLKNYLTTVQQYFSTYEDSQEIVTDIENRIAEKLLAKLKSADKQVVSLEDVNELVAAMGTVADFEAVEEEEVLVTNGGRHSAQGPGKGTQNKSNQTANPTAAPFASQPSGTYTGPRRLVRDIRRKTLGGVCAGLAHYFNMDVVWVRLIFVGLFIGLPALSGASNGPGGFFGGLSGFTFIVYVAMWIALPGVMTIEDDKTVKKFFRNPEDKVLGGVSSGIAAYFGIDTGIVRLLFVLGIVFFGVGFLLYIVLWMIAPAANTLTEKMEMQGQPITLSNIEHSIKQNLNINETPDRESTLTRILLFPFRAIATIIGGLGSALGPLLNGVVSLIRVFAGVIMLLLGFAFMIVCLAVLGAAIGLETGTHFGDFGSGSDFPLQFLQADITLPMVLAAFLTGIIPALGLAILGIMLITTRSVVNSRTALTFAGVWLVSLVVFAGSATPLISSFQRRGTVEETKVLNISGVTPTFAMNEVENDDNWRPSIDVKGYDGPGISLIQYFRAQGRSRAEAQANARQIKYTYAVKDSTVRFDETLELTPKAHFRAQDLDMDLMVPYEKPFRMTRDFARFIRNEFGEKELDRMASSLWKFTKDDGLVCINYPREKDRSDSDEDNDVTDLTDDVQSAVSSELGDDFDNISDHTRQFNVSAFSKVDVAGAFVVRFRKGDVYKVVADGREEDMSDMDVRVNGSTLEVKIDRRGGLFDWTNRKRVGLTITVPSIDQLKLSGASKASLVGFGNYKNLDIDMSGACRTVFDGSVEKLNIELSGASNAVLRGHVDVLEADLSGASKIEATSLSVNKAAVDASGASHVNFGHVDKLDSETSGASKVTRQ
- a CDS encoding PadR family transcriptional regulator; the protein is MNIENAQVQMRKGILEFCILHIISRGEIYASDMLDELTSARIMVVEGTLYPLLTRLKNAGLLDYKWVESTSGPPRKYYILTDLGRNSLEALNDTWQELAESVNSIVGKIELHKKITNGAVTVSPSPDPTIPPANA
- a CDS encoding photoactive yellow protein, which encodes MNQSIPAFSDPLLLDWLDQQTPNQLNEAPFGIVRMSREGVVLAYCKSESHLTGIDTDYAIGKYYFTEIAPCANNRMVAAKYALPDLDEELDYILTYVCEPTKVRLRLLKASHSPYQYFLVDRKSYS